One Athene noctua chromosome 28, bAthNoc1.hap1.1, whole genome shotgun sequence DNA window includes the following coding sequences:
- the STAR gene encoding steroidogenic acute regulatory protein, mitochondrial isoform X2, with the protein MALISLLTSQHPSAGVLKAERPEGRGRGTRSPQTPARRRHPPAARGSLRPREMLPATFKLCAAISYQNLRNMTGLRRQAAVAISQELSKLACRGAGPSAWVSQVRRRSSLLSSRLEEKLFSEVEMSYIRQGEEALQKSLSILGDQDGWKTETVLGNGDRVLSKVLPDVGKVFRLEVVVEQPLAAVYGELVDNMEQMGDWNPSVQQVKILQKIGKDTVITHEKAAATPGNVVGPRDFVSVRCSKRRGSTCVLAGVATTHRAMPEQEGVVRAENGPTCMLLRPLPGSPSHTRLTWLLSIDLKGWLPKTVVNQVLAQTQVDFANHLRQRLAQPPPAAPPEGCNRQKHVN; encoded by the exons ATGGCTCTTATCTCCCTGCTGACAAGCCAGCATCCTTCAGCCGGCGTACTTAAGGCCGAGCGCCCGGAGGGCCGGGGCAGAGGCACCCGCTCGCCGCAGACACCCGCTCGCCGCAGACACCCGCCCGCAGCCCGCGGCTCGCTCCGGCCCAGGGAGATGCTTCCCGCCACCTTCAAGCTCTGTGCTGCCATTTCCTACCAGAACCTGCGCAACATGACCG GTCTGAGAAGACAAGCTGCCGTTGCCATCAGCCAGGAGCTGAGCAAGCTGGCCTGCCGCGGCGCGGGGCCCAGCGCCTGGGTCAGCCAGGTTCGCAGGAGAAGCTCCTTGCTCA GCTCGAGGCTGGAGGAGAAGCTCTTCAGCGAGGTGGAGATGTCTTACATCAGGCAAGGAGAGGAAGCCCTCCAGAAGTCGCTCAGCATCCTGGGGGACCAGGACGGCTGGAAGACAGAGACGGTGCTG GGTAACGGGGACAGAGTCCTGAGCAAGGTGCTGCCGGACGTGGGCAAGGTGTTCCGGCTGGAGGTGGTGGTGGAGCAGCCGCTGGCCGCGGTGTACGGCGAGCTGGTGGACAACATGGAGCAGATGGGGGACTGGAATCCCAGCGTCCAGCAAGTCAAG ATTCTCCAGAAGATTGGGAAGGACACAGTGATCACCCACGAGAAGGCGGCCGCTACCCCCGGCAACGTCGTGGGGCCACGGGACTTTGTGAGCGTGCGGTGCTCCAAGAGACGCGGCTCCACCTGCGTCCTGGCTGGCGTGGCCACAACGCACAGGGCGATGCCGGAGCAGGAGGGGGTGGTCAG AGCCGAGAACGGCCCCACCTGCATGCTCCTGCGCCCGCTGCCCGGCAGCCCCTCGCACACCAGGCTCACCTGGCTCCTCAGCATCGACCTGAAG ggTTGGCTGCCCAAGACCGTCGTCAACCAGGTCCTGGCCCAGACCCAGGTCGACTTCGCCAACCACCTCCGGCAGCGCCTGGCCCAGCCGCCACCTGCTGCCCCCCCTGAGGGGTGTAACAGGCAGAAGCATGTTAATTAA
- the LOC141971339 gene encoding G protein-coupled receptor kinase 5-like isoform X1, with translation MRQGRPRDPGLGAVASGARGGSAPAAAERVKVAVASGRAGARSGGRSSGSRTSASATSCGRAWDYGSLCQKQPIGRLLFRQFCETRPELLRCIRFLDAVADYELSPDEKRKEMGEEIIRRFLEQESPDFLPEVGQPHARRCLQDLQKSPCKDLFSSCLRPLHEYLSGDPFSDYQDSMYFDRFLQWKYLERQSVTKDTFRQYRILGKGGFGEVCACQVRATGKMYACKKLEKKRIKKRKGEAMALNEKQILEKVNSRFVVSLAYAYETKDALCLVLTLMNGGDLKFHIYHVGNPGFEDARVVFYAAEICCGLQHLHQEGIVYRDLKPENILLDDDGHIRISDLGLAIKIPEGETIRGRVGTVGYMAPEVISNERYGFSPDWWGLGCLVYEMIEGQSPFRARKERVKREEVEKRVREEPELYSDKFREDARAICAALLAKDPRQRLGCGADGAAAVKCHPFFRSINFKRLEAGIMTPPFVPDPRAVYCKDVLDIEQFSTVKGVNLDQTDNDFYAKFATGSVSIPWQNEMIETECFKDLNVFGPSGTRPPDLDWRQLPEPPKRSLLQRLFRRHPADYTIGTTIHPPHPAAVNSHPPAANSTCRTPAPS, from the exons GTGGCGGTGGCAAGCGGAAGGGCAGGAGCAAGAAGTGGCGGGAGATCCTCCGGTTCCCGCACATCAGCCAGTGCGACGAGCTGCGGAAGGGCCTGG GACTACGGCAGCCTGTGCCAGAAGCAGCCCATCGGCCGGCTGCTGTTCCGGCAGTTCTGCGAGACGCGGCCGGAGCTCCTGCGCTGCATCCGCTTCCTGGACGCCGTG GCCGACTACGAGCTCTCCCCGGATGAGAAGCGGAAGGAGATGGGGGAGGAGATCATCCGCCGGTTCCTGGAGCAGGAG TCCCCAGATTTCCTGCCCGAGGTCGGCCAGCCCCACGCCCGCCGGTGCCTGCAGGACCTGCAGAAGAGCCCCTGCAAGGATCTCTTCAGCAGCTGCCTGCG ccccttgcACGAGTACCTGAGCGGGGACCCCTTCTCCGACTACCAGGACAGCATGTACTTCGACCGGTTCCTGCAGTGGAAGTACCTGGAGCG GCAGTCGGTCACCAAGGACACGTTTCGGCAATACCGGATCCTGGGCAAGGGCGGTTTTGGGGAG gtgtGCGCCTGCCAGGTGCGGGCCACGGGGAAGATGTACGCCTGCAAGAAACTGGAGAAGAAGCGGATCAAGAAGCGCAAAGGGGAGGCGATGGCCCTCAACGAGAAGCAGATCCTGGAGAAGGTCAACAGCCGCTTCGTG gtGAGCCTGGCGTACGCCTACGAGACGAAGGACGCGCTCTGCCTGGTGCTGACCCTCATGAACGGCGGCGACCTCAAGTTCCACATCTACCACGTGGGCAACCCCGGGTTCGAGGACGCGCGCGTGGTTTTCTACGCGGCCGAGATCTGCtgcggcctccagcacctgcacCAGGAGGGGATCGTGTACCG GGACCTGAAGCCCGAGAACATCCTGCTGGACGATGATG gccaCATCAGGATCTCCGACCTGGGGCTGGCGATCAAGATCCCCGAGGGCGAGACCATCCGCGGGCGCGTGGGCACCGTGGGCTACATGG CCCCGGAGGTGATCAGCAACGAGCGCTACGGCTTCAGCCCCGACTGGTGGGGCCTGGGCTGCCTGGTGTACGAGATGATCGAGGGGCAGTCGCCCTTCCGCGCCCGCAAGGAGCGGGTGAAGcgggaggaggtggagaagcgGGTGCGGGAGGAGCCGGAGCTCTACTCGGACAAGTTCCGCGAGGATGCTCGGGCCATCTGCGCCGCG ctcctggcCAAGGACCCCAGGCAGCGGCTGGGCTGCGGGGCCGACGGGGCGGCCGCGGTGAAGTGCCACCCCTTCTTCAGGAGCATCAACTTCAAGCGCCTGGAAGCCGGGATCATGACACCCCCCTTCGTGCCGGAC ccccgggcGGTTTATTGCAAGGACGTGCTGGACATCGAGCAGTTCTCGACGGTGAAGGGCGTCAACTTGGACCAAACCGACAACGATTTCTACGCCAAGTTCGCCACCGGCAGCGTCTCCATCCCCTGGCAGAATGAG ATGATCGAGACCGAATGCTTCAAGGACCTGAACGTGTTCGGCCCCAGCGGGACCCGCCCCCCCGACCTGGACTGGCGGCAGCTGCCGGAGCCCCCCAAGCGCAGCCTCCTGCAGCGGCTCTTCCGGCGCCAC CCAGCCGACTACACCATCGGGACCACCAtccaccccccccacccggcCGCCGTGAACTCGCACCCTCCCGCGGCCAACTCCACCTGCCGAACCCCGGCACCGTCCTGA
- the LOC141971339 gene encoding G protein-coupled receptor kinase 5-like isoform X2 yields MELENIVANTVLLKAREGGGGKRKGRSKKWREILRFPHISQCDELRKGLEQDYGSLCQKQPIGRLLFRQFCETRPELLRCIRFLDAVADYELSPDEKRKEMGEEIIRRFLEQESPDFLPEVGQPHARRCLQDLQKSPCKDLFSSCLRPLHEYLSGDPFSDYQDSMYFDRFLQWKYLERQSVTKDTFRQYRILGKGGFGEVCACQVRATGKMYACKKLEKKRIKKRKGEAMALNEKQILEKVNSRFVVSLAYAYETKDALCLVLTLMNGGDLKFHIYHVGNPGFEDARVVFYAAEICCGLQHLHQEGIVYRDLKPENILLDDDGHIRISDLGLAIKIPEGETIRGRVGTVGYMAPEVISNERYGFSPDWWGLGCLVYEMIEGQSPFRARKERVKREEVEKRVREEPELYSDKFREDARAICAALLAKDPRQRLGCGADGAAAVKCHPFFRSINFKRLEAGIMTPPFVPDPRAVYCKDVLDIEQFSTVKGVNLDQTDNDFYAKFATGSVSIPWQNEMIETECFKDLNVFGPSGTRPPDLDWRQLPEPPKRSLLQRLFRRHPADYTIGTTIHPPHPAAVNSHPPAANSTCRTPAPS; encoded by the exons GTGGCGGTGGCAAGCGGAAGGGCAGGAGCAAGAAGTGGCGGGAGATCCTCCGGTTCCCGCACATCAGCCAGTGCGACGAGCTGCGGAAGGGCCTGG AGCAGGACTACGGCAGCCTGTGCCAGAAGCAGCCCATCGGCCGGCTGCTGTTCCGGCAGTTCTGCGAGACGCGGCCGGAGCTCCTGCGCTGCATCCGCTTCCTGGACGCCGTG GCCGACTACGAGCTCTCCCCGGATGAGAAGCGGAAGGAGATGGGGGAGGAGATCATCCGCCGGTTCCTGGAGCAGGAG TCCCCAGATTTCCTGCCCGAGGTCGGCCAGCCCCACGCCCGCCGGTGCCTGCAGGACCTGCAGAAGAGCCCCTGCAAGGATCTCTTCAGCAGCTGCCTGCG ccccttgcACGAGTACCTGAGCGGGGACCCCTTCTCCGACTACCAGGACAGCATGTACTTCGACCGGTTCCTGCAGTGGAAGTACCTGGAGCG GCAGTCGGTCACCAAGGACACGTTTCGGCAATACCGGATCCTGGGCAAGGGCGGTTTTGGGGAG gtgtGCGCCTGCCAGGTGCGGGCCACGGGGAAGATGTACGCCTGCAAGAAACTGGAGAAGAAGCGGATCAAGAAGCGCAAAGGGGAGGCGATGGCCCTCAACGAGAAGCAGATCCTGGAGAAGGTCAACAGCCGCTTCGTG gtGAGCCTGGCGTACGCCTACGAGACGAAGGACGCGCTCTGCCTGGTGCTGACCCTCATGAACGGCGGCGACCTCAAGTTCCACATCTACCACGTGGGCAACCCCGGGTTCGAGGACGCGCGCGTGGTTTTCTACGCGGCCGAGATCTGCtgcggcctccagcacctgcacCAGGAGGGGATCGTGTACCG GGACCTGAAGCCCGAGAACATCCTGCTGGACGATGATG gccaCATCAGGATCTCCGACCTGGGGCTGGCGATCAAGATCCCCGAGGGCGAGACCATCCGCGGGCGCGTGGGCACCGTGGGCTACATGG CCCCGGAGGTGATCAGCAACGAGCGCTACGGCTTCAGCCCCGACTGGTGGGGCCTGGGCTGCCTGGTGTACGAGATGATCGAGGGGCAGTCGCCCTTCCGCGCCCGCAAGGAGCGGGTGAAGcgggaggaggtggagaagcgGGTGCGGGAGGAGCCGGAGCTCTACTCGGACAAGTTCCGCGAGGATGCTCGGGCCATCTGCGCCGCG ctcctggcCAAGGACCCCAGGCAGCGGCTGGGCTGCGGGGCCGACGGGGCGGCCGCGGTGAAGTGCCACCCCTTCTTCAGGAGCATCAACTTCAAGCGCCTGGAAGCCGGGATCATGACACCCCCCTTCGTGCCGGAC ccccgggcGGTTTATTGCAAGGACGTGCTGGACATCGAGCAGTTCTCGACGGTGAAGGGCGTCAACTTGGACCAAACCGACAACGATTTCTACGCCAAGTTCGCCACCGGCAGCGTCTCCATCCCCTGGCAGAATGAG ATGATCGAGACCGAATGCTTCAAGGACCTGAACGTGTTCGGCCCCAGCGGGACCCGCCCCCCCGACCTGGACTGGCGGCAGCTGCCGGAGCCCCCCAAGCGCAGCCTCCTGCAGCGGCTCTTCCGGCGCCAC CCAGCCGACTACACCATCGGGACCACCAtccaccccccccacccggcCGCCGTGAACTCGCACCCTCCCGCGGCCAACTCCACCTGCCGAACCCCGGCACCGTCCTGA
- the STAR gene encoding steroidogenic acute regulatory protein, mitochondrial isoform X3, translated as MLPATFKLCAAISYQNLRNMTGLRRQAAVAISQELSKLACRGAGPSAWVSQVRRRSSLLSSRLEEKLFSEVEMSYIRQGEEALQKSLSILGDQDGWKTETVLGNGDRVLSKVLPDVGKVFRLEVVVEQPLAAVYGELVDNMEQMGDWNPSVQQVKILQKIGKDTVITHEKAAATPGNVVGPRDFVSVRCSKRRGSTCVLAGVATTHRAMPEQEGVVRAENGPTCMLLRPLPGSPSHTRLTWLLSIDLKLRPGGRCSPGSLLSSLQGWLPKTVVNQVLAQTQVDFANHLRQRLAQPPPAAPPEGCNRQKHVN; from the exons ATGCTTCCCGCCACCTTCAAGCTCTGTGCTGCCATTTCCTACCAGAACCTGCGCAACATGACCG GTCTGAGAAGACAAGCTGCCGTTGCCATCAGCCAGGAGCTGAGCAAGCTGGCCTGCCGCGGCGCGGGGCCCAGCGCCTGGGTCAGCCAGGTTCGCAGGAGAAGCTCCTTGCTCA GCTCGAGGCTGGAGGAGAAGCTCTTCAGCGAGGTGGAGATGTCTTACATCAGGCAAGGAGAGGAAGCCCTCCAGAAGTCGCTCAGCATCCTGGGGGACCAGGACGGCTGGAAGACAGAGACGGTGCTG GGTAACGGGGACAGAGTCCTGAGCAAGGTGCTGCCGGACGTGGGCAAGGTGTTCCGGCTGGAGGTGGTGGTGGAGCAGCCGCTGGCCGCGGTGTACGGCGAGCTGGTGGACAACATGGAGCAGATGGGGGACTGGAATCCCAGCGTCCAGCAAGTCAAG ATTCTCCAGAAGATTGGGAAGGACACAGTGATCACCCACGAGAAGGCGGCCGCTACCCCCGGCAACGTCGTGGGGCCACGGGACTTTGTGAGCGTGCGGTGCTCCAAGAGACGCGGCTCCACCTGCGTCCTGGCTGGCGTGGCCACAACGCACAGGGCGATGCCGGAGCAGGAGGGGGTGGTCAG AGCCGAGAACGGCCCCACCTGCATGCTCCTGCGCCCGCTGCCCGGCAGCCCCTCGCACACCAGGCTCACCTGGCTCCTCAGCATCGACCTGAAG CTCAGGCCGGGCGGGAGGTGCAGCCCgggctctctcctctcctctctgcagggTTGGCTGCCCAAGACCGTCGTCAACCAGGTCCTGGCCCAGACCCAGGTCGACTTCGCCAACCACCTCCGGCAGCGCCTGGCCCAGCCGCCACCTGCTGCCCCCCCTGAGGGGTGTAACAGGCAGAAGCATGTTAATTAA
- the STAR gene encoding steroidogenic acute regulatory protein, mitochondrial isoform X1, giving the protein MALISLLTSQHPSAGVLKAERPEGRGRGTRSPQTPARRRHPPAARGSLRPREMLPATFKLCAAISYQNLRNMTGLRRQAAVAISQELSKLACRGAGPSAWVSQVRRRSSLLSSRLEEKLFSEVEMSYIRQGEEALQKSLSILGDQDGWKTETVLGNGDRVLSKVLPDVGKVFRLEVVVEQPLAAVYGELVDNMEQMGDWNPSVQQVKILQKIGKDTVITHEKAAATPGNVVGPRDFVSVRCSKRRGSTCVLAGVATTHRAMPEQEGVVRAENGPTCMLLRPLPGSPSHTRLTWLLSIDLKLRPGGRCSPGSLLSSLQGWLPKTVVNQVLAQTQVDFANHLRQRLAQPPPAAPPEGCNRQKHVN; this is encoded by the exons ATGGCTCTTATCTCCCTGCTGACAAGCCAGCATCCTTCAGCCGGCGTACTTAAGGCCGAGCGCCCGGAGGGCCGGGGCAGAGGCACCCGCTCGCCGCAGACACCCGCTCGCCGCAGACACCCGCCCGCAGCCCGCGGCTCGCTCCGGCCCAGGGAGATGCTTCCCGCCACCTTCAAGCTCTGTGCTGCCATTTCCTACCAGAACCTGCGCAACATGACCG GTCTGAGAAGACAAGCTGCCGTTGCCATCAGCCAGGAGCTGAGCAAGCTGGCCTGCCGCGGCGCGGGGCCCAGCGCCTGGGTCAGCCAGGTTCGCAGGAGAAGCTCCTTGCTCA GCTCGAGGCTGGAGGAGAAGCTCTTCAGCGAGGTGGAGATGTCTTACATCAGGCAAGGAGAGGAAGCCCTCCAGAAGTCGCTCAGCATCCTGGGGGACCAGGACGGCTGGAAGACAGAGACGGTGCTG GGTAACGGGGACAGAGTCCTGAGCAAGGTGCTGCCGGACGTGGGCAAGGTGTTCCGGCTGGAGGTGGTGGTGGAGCAGCCGCTGGCCGCGGTGTACGGCGAGCTGGTGGACAACATGGAGCAGATGGGGGACTGGAATCCCAGCGTCCAGCAAGTCAAG ATTCTCCAGAAGATTGGGAAGGACACAGTGATCACCCACGAGAAGGCGGCCGCTACCCCCGGCAACGTCGTGGGGCCACGGGACTTTGTGAGCGTGCGGTGCTCCAAGAGACGCGGCTCCACCTGCGTCCTGGCTGGCGTGGCCACAACGCACAGGGCGATGCCGGAGCAGGAGGGGGTGGTCAG AGCCGAGAACGGCCCCACCTGCATGCTCCTGCGCCCGCTGCCCGGCAGCCCCTCGCACACCAGGCTCACCTGGCTCCTCAGCATCGACCTGAAG CTCAGGCCGGGCGGGAGGTGCAGCCCgggctctctcctctcctctctgcagggTTGGCTGCCCAAGACCGTCGTCAACCAGGTCCTGGCCCAGACCCAGGTCGACTTCGCCAACCACCTCCGGCAGCGCCTGGCCCAGCCGCCACCTGCTGCCCCCCCTGAGGGGTGTAACAGGCAGAAGCATGTTAATTAA
- the LOC141971339 gene encoding G protein-coupled receptor kinase 6-like isoform X3, translating to MRQGRPRDPGLGAVASGARGGSAPAAAERVKVAVASGRAGARSGGRSSGSRTSASATSCGRAWDYGSLCQKQPIGRLLFRQFCETRPELLRCIRFLDAVADYELSPDEKRKEMGEEIIRRFLEQESPDFLPEVGQPHARRCLQDLQKSPCKDLFSSCLRPLHEYLSGDPFSDYQDSMYFDRFLQWKYLERQSVTKDTFRQYRILGKGGFGEVCACQVRATGKMYACKKLEKKRIKKRKGEAMALNEKQILEKVNSRFVVSLAYAYETKDALCLVLTLMNGGDLKFHIYHVGNPGFEDARVVFYAAEICCGLQHLHQEGIVYRDLKPENILLDDDGHIRISDLGLAIKIPEGETIRGRVGTVGYMAPEVISNERYGFSPDWWGLGCLVYEMIEGQSPFRARKERVKREEVEKRVREEPELYSDKFREDARAICAAEHQLQAPGSRDHDTPLRAGPPGGLLQGRAGHRAVLDGEGRQLGPNRQRFLRQVRHRQRLHPLAE from the exons GTGGCGGTGGCAAGCGGAAGGGCAGGAGCAAGAAGTGGCGGGAGATCCTCCGGTTCCCGCACATCAGCCAGTGCGACGAGCTGCGGAAGGGCCTGG GACTACGGCAGCCTGTGCCAGAAGCAGCCCATCGGCCGGCTGCTGTTCCGGCAGTTCTGCGAGACGCGGCCGGAGCTCCTGCGCTGCATCCGCTTCCTGGACGCCGTG GCCGACTACGAGCTCTCCCCGGATGAGAAGCGGAAGGAGATGGGGGAGGAGATCATCCGCCGGTTCCTGGAGCAGGAG TCCCCAGATTTCCTGCCCGAGGTCGGCCAGCCCCACGCCCGCCGGTGCCTGCAGGACCTGCAGAAGAGCCCCTGCAAGGATCTCTTCAGCAGCTGCCTGCG ccccttgcACGAGTACCTGAGCGGGGACCCCTTCTCCGACTACCAGGACAGCATGTACTTCGACCGGTTCCTGCAGTGGAAGTACCTGGAGCG GCAGTCGGTCACCAAGGACACGTTTCGGCAATACCGGATCCTGGGCAAGGGCGGTTTTGGGGAG gtgtGCGCCTGCCAGGTGCGGGCCACGGGGAAGATGTACGCCTGCAAGAAACTGGAGAAGAAGCGGATCAAGAAGCGCAAAGGGGAGGCGATGGCCCTCAACGAGAAGCAGATCCTGGAGAAGGTCAACAGCCGCTTCGTG gtGAGCCTGGCGTACGCCTACGAGACGAAGGACGCGCTCTGCCTGGTGCTGACCCTCATGAACGGCGGCGACCTCAAGTTCCACATCTACCACGTGGGCAACCCCGGGTTCGAGGACGCGCGCGTGGTTTTCTACGCGGCCGAGATCTGCtgcggcctccagcacctgcacCAGGAGGGGATCGTGTACCG GGACCTGAAGCCCGAGAACATCCTGCTGGACGATGATG gccaCATCAGGATCTCCGACCTGGGGCTGGCGATCAAGATCCCCGAGGGCGAGACCATCCGCGGGCGCGTGGGCACCGTGGGCTACATGG CCCCGGAGGTGATCAGCAACGAGCGCTACGGCTTCAGCCCCGACTGGTGGGGCCTGGGCTGCCTGGTGTACGAGATGATCGAGGGGCAGTCGCCCTTCCGCGCCCGCAAGGAGCGGGTGAAGcgggaggaggtggagaagcgGGTGCGGGAGGAGCCGGAGCTCTACTCGGACAAGTTCCGCGAGGATGCTCGGGCCATCTGCGCCGCG GAGCATCAACTTCAAGCGCCTGGAAGCCGGGATCATGACACCCCCCTTCGTGCCGGAC ccccgggcGGTTTATTGCAAGGACGTGCTGGACATCGAGCAGTTCTCGACGGTGAAGGGCGTCAACTTGGACCAAACCGACAACGATTTCTACGCCAAGTTCGCCACCGGCAGCGTCTCCATCCCCTGGCAGAATGA